The Diorhabda carinulata isolate Delta chromosome 12, icDioCari1.1, whole genome shotgun sequence DNA window gaacaaaatatttcacaaatatcttactaatttgaaaatagattggcagatcacgaaaaatatccaataatcgagaaattttatataaaacagttaataatgaaacaaaatatatgacaaatatcttactaatttgaaaatagattggcagatcacgaaaaatatccaataatcgagaaattttatataaaacagttaataatgaaacaaaatatatgacaaatatcttactaatttgaaaatagattggcagatcacgaaaaatattcaataattgagaaattttatataaaacagttaataatggaacaaaatatttcacaaatatcttactaatttgaaaatagattggcagatcacgaaaaatatccaataatcgagaaattttatataaaacagttaatagtggaacaaaatatatgacaaatatcttactaatttgaaaatagattggcagatcacgaaaaatatccaataatcgagaaattttatataaaacagttaataatgaaacaaaatatatgacaaatatcttactaatttgaaaatagattggcagatcacgaaaaatatccaataatcgagaaattttatataaaacagttaatagtggaacaaaatatatgacaaatatcttactaatttgaaaatagattggcagatcacgaaaaatattcaataattgagaaattttatataaaacagttaataatggaacaaaatatttcacaaatatcttactaatttgaaaatagattggcagatcacgaaaaatatccaataatcgagaaattttatataaaacagttaataatgaaacaaaatatatgacaaatatcttactaatttgaaaatagattggcagatcacgaaaaatatccaataatcgagaaattttatataaaacagttaataatgaaacaaaatatatgacaaatatcttactaatttgaaaatagattggcagatcacgaaaaatattcaataattgagaaattttatataaaacagttaatagtggaacaaaatatatgacaaatatcttactaatttgaaaatagattcacagatcacgaaaaatattcaataattgagaaattttatataaaacagttaatagtggaacaaaatatatgacaaatatcttactaatttgaaaatagattggcagatcacgaaaaatatccaataatcgagaaattttatataaaacagttaataatgaaacaaaatatatgacaaatatcttactaatttgaaaatagattggcagatcacgaaaaatattcaataattgagaaattttatataaaacagttaatagtggaacaaaatatatgacaaatatcttactaatttgaaaatagattggcagatcacgaaaaatattcaataattgagaaattttatataaaacagttaataatggaacaaaatatttcacaaatatcttactaatttgaaaatagattggcagatcacgaaaaatatccaataatcgagaaattttatataaaacagttaataatgaaacaaaatatatgacaaatatcttactaatttgaaaatagattggcagatcacgaaaaatatccaataatcgagaaattttatataaaacagttaataatgaaacaaaatatatgacaaatatcttactaatttgaaaatagattggcagatcacgaaaaatatccaataatcgagaaattttatataaaacagttaatagtggaacaaaatatatgacaaatatcttactaatttgaaaatagattcacagatcacgaaaaatattcaataattgagaaattttatataaaacagttaatagtggaacaaaatatatgacaaatatcttactaatttgaaaatagattcacagatcacgaaaaatatccaataatcgagaaattttatataaaacagttaataatgaaacaaaatatatgacaaatatcttactaatttgaaaatagattggcagatcacgaaaaatattcaataatcgagaaattttatataaaacagttaatattggaacaaaatatatgacaaatatcttactaatttgaaaatagattggcagatcacgaaaaatattcaataatcgagaaattttatataaaacagttaatattggaacaaaatatatgacaaatatcttactaatttgaaaatagattcacagatcacgaaaaatattcaataatcgagaaattttatataaaacagttaataatggaacaaaatatatgacaaatatcttactaatttgaaaatagattcacagatcacgaaaaatattcaataattgagaaattttatataaaacagttaatattggaacaaaatatatgacaaatatcttactaatttgaaaatagattggcagatcacgaaaaatattcaataatcgagaaattttatataaaacagttaatattggaacaaaatatatgacaaatatcttactaatttgaaaatagattcacagatcacgaaaaatattcaataatcgagaaattttatataaaacagttaataatggaacaaaatatatgacaaatatcttactaatttgaaaatagattcacagatcacgaaaaatattcaataatcgagaaattttatataaaacagttaatattggaacaaaatatatgacaaatatcttactaatttgaaaatagattcacagatcacgaaaaatattcaataatcgagaaattttatataaaacagttaataatggaacaaaatatatgacaaatatcttactaatttgaaaatagattggcAGATcacgaaaaatttcaataattgagaaattttatataaaacagttaataatggaacaaaatatatgacaaatatcttactaatttgaaaatagattggcagatcacgaaaaatattcaataatcgagaaattttatataaaacagttaataatggaacaaaatatatgacaaatatcttactaatttgaaaatagattcacagatcacgaaaaatattcagtaatcgagaaattttatataaaacagttaatagtggaacaaaatatatgacaaatatcttactaatttgaaaatagattcacagatcacgaaaaatattcaataatcgagaaattttatataaaacagttaataatggaacaaaatatatgacaaatatcttactaatttgaaaatagattcacagatcacgaaaaatattcaataattgagaaattttatataaaacagttaatattggaacaaaatatatgacaaatatcttactaatttgaaaatagattggcagatcacgaaaaatattcaataatcgagaaattttatataaaacagttaatattggaacaaaatatatgacaaatatcttactaatttgaaaatagattcacagatcacgaaaaatattcaataatcgagaaattttatataaaacagttaataatggaacaaaatatatgacaaatatcttactaatttgaaaatagattcacagatcacgaaaaatattcaataatcgagaaattttatataaaacagttaatattggaacaaaatatatgacaaatatcttactaatttgaaaatagattcacagatcacgaaaaatattcaataatcgagaaattttatataaaacagttaataatggaacaaaatatatgacaaatatcttactaatttgaaaatagattggcAGATcacgaaaaatttcaataattgagaaattttatataaaacagttaataatggaacaaaatatatgacaaatatcttactaatttgaaaatagattcacagatcacgaaaaatattcaataatcgagaaattttatataaaacagttaataatggaacaaaatatatgacaaatatcttactaatttgaaaatagattcacagatcacgaaaaatattcaataatcgagaaattttatataaaacagttaatattggaacaaaatatatgacaaatatcttactaatttgaaaatagattcacagatcacgaaaaatattcaataatcgagaaattttatataaaacagttaataatggaacaaaatatatgacaaatatcttactaatttgaaaatagattggcAGATcacgaaaaatttcaataattgagaaattttatataaaacagttaataatggaacaaaatatatgacaaatatcttactaatttgaaaatagattggcagatcacgaaaaatattcaataatcgagaaattttatataaaacagttaataatggaacaaaatatatgacaaatatcttactaatttgaaaatagattcacagatcacgaaaaatattcaataatcgagaaattttatataaaacagttaatattggaacaaaatatatgagaaatatcttactaatttgaaattagattcacagatcacgaaaaatattcaataatcgagaaattttatataaaacagttaatattggaacaaaatatatgagaaatatcttactaatttgaaaatagattggcagatcacgaaaaatattcaataattgagaaattttatataaaacagttaatattggaacaaaatatatgagaaatatcttactaatttgaaaatagattcacagatcacgaaaaatattcaataatcgagaaattttatataaaacagttaatattggaacaaaatatatgagaaatatcttactaatttgaaaatagattcacagatcacgaaaaatattcaataatcgagaaattttatataaaacagttaatattggaacaaaatatatgagaaatatcttactaatttgaaaatagattggcagatcacgaaaaatattcaataattgagaaattttatataaaacagttaatattggaacaaaatatatgagaaatatcttactaatttgaaaatagattcacagatcacgaaaaatattcaataatcgagaaattttatataaaacagttaatattggaacaaaatatatgagaaatatcttactaatttgaaaatagattcacagatcacgaaaaatattcaataatcgagaaattttatataaaacagttaatattggaacaaaatatatgagaaatatcttactaatttgaaaatagattcacagatcacgaaaaatattcaataatcgagaaattttatataaaacagttaatattggaacaaaatatatgagaaatatcttactaatttgaaaatagattcacagatcacgaaaaatattcaataatcgagaaattttatataaaacagttaatattggaacaaaatatatgagaaatatcttactaatttgaaaatagattcacatatcacgaaaaatattcaataatcgagaaattttatataaaacagttaataatggaacaaaatatatgacaaatatcttactaatttgaaaatagattcacagatcacgaaaaatattcaataatcgagaaattttatataaaacagttaataatggaacaaaatatatgacaaatatcttactaatttgaaaatagattggcAGATcacgaaaaatttcaataattgagaaattttatataaaacagttaataatgaaacaaaatatatgatttaaattAATAGATTTCACTTATGTATCTATGAAAAAAGTTGTGAAAGGGtttctaatatatattagtACGTTTACATCTTAATCACgttaacttttaattaatttcaataggAAGGGATTTTTCTCAACGAGAACACCTTCACTCAGGTAAAAATGAAATACCTaaccaaatatttgaaaacaaaacatcaGTACGAAAAACAGCCATTTTTCCATCTTCCAACGTCATAAGATCCAAAGCTAACCAAAAGAATTGCTAAAGAAAGAGTGGATAAACTTTTTGTATAACCTGAAATCttctgtggaatcagctacaaAACAGTAgagaaaacatttgaaaatgagATAGAATAATCTAAGTCGAACAGACTAGCTGCCTGGGAGCttattaaatatagaaaatgaagCAGTCACATCAATTTTATATCCTAAGCTTTGAAAGGTGGAGTAGATCATCTGCAAACACTGAGAGTTTCCAGTGTCACTGCAAGAAAAGAAGTCACAAGAGATCCTTTGGGTTGCAGACATCATAAACTATACCTACAAGAAAACTATATAGCTAAGGTTAATATAGAGTGAGTCCAAGACGCCACAAGATAAGATCAATATCAGCAAGTCCTAGAAACTCGTATGCTGCCTTCACATAATTCCTTGATGAGAAGGAATTTCTGTTTATGCAAGATTTATGCTTTAAAAAGAAGTGCCAAACAATGCCGATGTCTAGAAAACATAGCGAGGAGaatgaaacactttttttttcattaaattactCATAAGATATGTatctaataattataaaaatactattatttcgTGAAGTACTAGataattgtcaatgtcaaataatattttcataaaggcCAAACTTGAGTGAAAACATCTAGAGCTATTTCTTTCACCTTTTGAGCCTCTCAACAAAAAAACTAACTGAATCATATTATAGTTCAGTTTCAAGAGGGTCTGATAAGATAGATTATATTAACGAAACGCTAAAAAAAGTGTACCCAAAGAGGTACCCTTAAAAACAATGCGTAATATATAtgaggaataaataaaaaataccggGGAAAAAAGTTTTATAGATTTAATCAAGTACAATGCATTTATTACCACTAGTATGCTTCAAATAATTAATCGGCTCGTAAAGAGCTTTCTCTTCAAGCTAAATCTCTTCATCTTGGACCCGCGTTGGCATTCCACGGCTGTTCTTCGCTTGGTTTGCGTTTACTCTGTTCATTTGTTGTTCTGTGATCTCTTTAGCTGTTGCTTCACGTGATTGGACCATCGACCAATCTATTGCCACTAGTATGTCTCATAAGGAATTAATAATTGCAACAATGCACAAATAGAGTGCTTCAAATAATTAATCGGCTCGTAAAGAGCTTTCTCTTCAAGCTAAATCTCTTCATCTTGGACCCGCGTTGGCATTCCACGGCTGTTCTTCGCTTGGTTTGCGGTTACTCTGTTCATTTGTTGTTCTGTGATCTCTTTAGCTGTTGCTTCACGTGATTGGATCATCAACCAAACTGTCGCGTTTCTTGGTCCGTAAAATTGTCTTTGTGTACTCAGCTAAGTCGTCCAAGCTCTCTTCTTTCATGATCATCATCTATACGATAATCCCGGGAATTGAGTGCTAACAGAACTACTGGGATGGTCCGGCAATGGATAATACAGCTGGTTTTGATACTGAGCGGTATGTACCACCCTGGTTAATCTTTTGAAGTGGACCTCTATCTGCGTAGTCTCCAGATAGTTCTCCATTATCAAGTCTAATGTGAATCCTAAAtattttatggatttttttgtCTCGATGAAGAGTTCCTCGATTTTTATCGCTTGgatattgtcaaatttttccTCCTGCTTCCAAGAAGATCATATCGGTCCATGGTCATCGAGCCATCTCCTCGGAAACCGCATTGCGCTGGTTAGCTcatcttgaattttttctttgtctctTCCCGTGAAGAACTTATAGTAATAGGTGATATCTACTACACAGTCTTATGTTACTAGGGAGCAGAAATAAGCTTATCAGACTATTAAGTTTTTCGTCATGCTATCCTAGGTGAAACACCTAATTTCACTCAGTAATATCGCTGACGCTCATCCCGTTTTGAAGACAATAGTTTTACCTCAAAATTTAGATCAATAATTGGGGGATTctaccaattattttgaattttattttatgttttaccaatttttcgatatataaaTTCGTAGAAGttcgatttttttatcttatcttCTGATTAAAGGAGCGATAAACAGAATACTGAATTTATTGTGatcaatataatcaaaaatagttgaaaattaaCAAAGCAACGCCATGAGCAGTAATGCTAATCGACTTTCTTATATAGAAGAAGACATTGAAATAAAACCTTCTGCGGAATTGATACCAGATGAATACAAACATTTTACGGAACCGaaccaaaaaattttcctatatACATTCACCAATAATGGTGAGATTTATGAAAgcagtgaaaaaatatttttaacaactaTGGAAAACTATGGATACGTATTTGCCAATAAGTATAACTTAGATAAAGATAATCTGAAGGAAGCGCTAgaaaaaagtaagtttttaaagaataacaGATTTTTTTGCACACGTTTACATTCAGCAGTAAAGTACTTGGGTTGTGACCTCTTTGGAATGACCTCTTCTATATTTCTCGACCTCCATCTTGGTGATACGTGAAGGAGTTGGTTTCTTCGATCCCTATAAATCTATTTCTACTACGAGCCCAAGATATTGCAGCACACATGTTGCTTATTGtagttaattgttaattttgtattttgatgcCGAACGTTAGAATCTTTACCACGAGACAATAAACAACATCATAATTTAAAGTTGGTGGATGGTAGTTTGGAGCTATGAGACTATGTGGAAGTCATGGCTCAGTGATATCGCTGTGAAATGATCATTGAGGTCTAGGTCTAGGTCACAATCACAAACAACTTCACACATAAAGTTTGTCGTTGTTTAATCTCTATAGGGACGAGGTTTTCCACCGTTTCATAACCGTCGACGTACTACAGATCTACTACATTAAATTAGAGAAAATAGAGCAGCCAAACTCTAGTACCAACTTATTAGGTGCATTCTACGAATATTTGGTTAAGAAAAAccgttgaaaatatttatgaattagGCTACGAATCGCTCCCTCATCCACTCTATTATCTCCGATCTCCGatcgactattttttgtttccaaataaaTAGATGGAAAAAGATCAATACCTATTTTGGTACCCGGGATAAATCTTAAATTGTCTTAAACTTATTGACTTCTCCCGGTAATTATGATTGATATTTTCAGTTGCCAAAAGTTGTAACAACGATGTAGCTGGACTAATTCTTTTCTTTTCTGGTAATGTAACaaaatatagttattttgaGAGCGATATACCTGAAAATCGTATagcgatccacaatatttggttaggttttaACTCGAACTCATGTCTTCAGCTGAAGAATAAAccgaaaatattcatttttgatgtAAGTATCCGTAGATATTAACTGTTGcttttttttggtcatatatatatatatattaatataatcaacAGATTATTATAGATTCAACAACTCGTCAACTGATCGCATTTCCCTTTTGATTATAACCCTATTACTGTGTTGTTTCCGAACTatcgttcgtataacggtaacTGTCCTAGTGCGCAGAATCATCACCATACCAATGATGGGTGGGAACGATTCTATTAGCTTCGTTCGCGGGTCAGTTTAGAAACCGGACTCGAGCGCACTTTCAAGAGTGTtcaagaaattttgaaagtgcgTTTGCGATCGGCtctaaactgattcggaatttgACTCGCGAACAAAGCTATTTTCGATTTTTAGCTCATAGTTACGCCAACACTCATACAAACTGATGGGAGATTGATACATAAGGGATACGACACCCCAGCGGAGGCGGATATTTTGGTTATATGTAACAAATCAGAAGGTAATTAAAGTCAAATAATTGTATCAAGACTGTCAATTTTAGTCCGGGAGATATAATAACATTTTATGCCGATGGATTGAAACGAAGAAAATCAATTGTCATCTGTCATACCCGCGTTGGGTGTGAGTGACTATAAAAGTTGTAAAAACAACCTACACCCGCTATTTGAACAGCACTTTTTAGTCGTAAACTATTGAGATAACAtcttattcatttcattttcatcGCTACCTCCCGGACTAATTCTCTTATATACTGTTAatagttatttcatttttaatactaCCTTTGGGACAAATTCCTTTACTTAGTAtttatgattgatttttatcatcatttcaataattgaagttaaaaaattttgtttaaggAGCGACTGATTTCGTATATCAATTTTGCGAGAACATCAAAGAATACGGAGAAACGGAAAACATTGTCACTCTGGCTAGTTGTGTAGATGAGGACACGCCGCTCGTAATATCTACATTAACCAGAAATTTCTATTTCACTCCCAGTTTCAGTAATTCTAGAGGAAATTATCGTATAATAGAAAAACATCAGGAAGATATTAGATCACAAAtagataacttgaaaaaaacagCAATTAAACACatggaaaaaaagaagaagtctTCCATACTTGACAGTTTTAGGTTaggaaagaaacaaaaagacgAAGAAGTCTTTGCTGAACCAGTAGTATCTTCTAAAGATACAACAAAAGCTCCTAGTGATACTAGCAGTAGTAGCATGTCGACAGGACATAAGTCGATTACTTCTTCAGTACAATCTAGAGGTTACAGTGGTACGAATTATCAAAGAACAAGATTAATGTCACAAACTGAACCCGAAGGTTCCCGATCAAGcaccaaaaagaaaaatgaaaataagaaaccGATTTGGAAACCataaaaaagtgttgaaattatattagatcaataatcaaaatattactttatttatctgaatgaaatttaattttagggtttacaaaatttttgtattgtcTCCATAAtcacttttgtaaataaattgaactGAAATAACAACTCATATTTGTAAATTGTgagaaaatcaattaataaacttatttataaatattgatatatgatttatttattcctttttcgaaaattaatcGATCACAACAAAAAATCGAGCCATTGTTTGAGAGGAATAAATCGATGTATGTAATGTAAGTTTGACGTTTGGCACATGGTACGCCTCTAACCTCAATTTTgtcacatttttaatttaaatacctgtgttatcaaataaaacaatttaaaaaaatggatagtCTCTCGTCGTTAACGGGTGCACAAAAAGATGAACTCATGGATAATGTTAAACAACAAATTGCAGTAGCCAATGCCCAAGAACTTCTTACAGTAAGTGAATTTTACAACATTGAAGTTTTCATAATAGTATCGTATTTGTATTTTCAGAAAATGACTGAAAAGTGCTTTAAAAAGTGTATTTCAAAGCCCGGAACATCATTGGATAGTTCAGAGCAAGTGAGTTGTCAGttttaatataattagaaatataatcGTGATTTTAGATCTTTATTCATGAATaacgtattttttgtataaaaaaatcatctaattttatatttaactccagtctctatcaaaatattgttaatataataaaatatattgtttagatataatttcaatCTGCTGTTAGGTATAAATGTaactaaattatgaatttttctatcaattacGGAAATTTTAAGATATATTTTGTATCTATATTTTGGGCTTCTCTCTTTAGAAATCCTGGTTTTGTACTAAAAACTCTATTTACTTTTTAAtgcatttgtttttcttaaacTTGAATATGCCTCTCTTATTTGGGACCTAAACTACCAAACTcttatcaacaaaataattaatattcaatgaatattaattattttgtcatatgtcatatgaatattatatatatctCTTTGTGTGttcttcatttataaaattgtaatggctaaaatttgttcaaaattgcTAGAACTTCTAAGACTCCATATCTTTAATTTGCCACTCAGT harbors:
- the LOC130899914 gene encoding uncharacterized protein LOC130899914; this encodes MSSNANRLSYIEEDIEIKPSAELIPDEYKHFTEPNQKIFLYTFTNNGEIYESSEKIFLTTMENYGYVFANKYNLDKDNLKEALEKIAKSCNNDVAGLILFFSGNVTKYSYFESDIPENRIAIHNIWLGFNSNSCLQLKNKPKIFIFDLIVTPTLIQTDGRLIHKGYDTPAEADILVICNKSEGATDFVYQFCENIKEYGETENIVTLASCVDEDTPLVISTLTRNFYFTPSFSNSRGNYRIIEKHQEDIRSQIDNLKKTAIKHMEKKKKSSILDSFRLGKKQKDEEVFAEPVVSSKDTTKAPSDTSSSSMSTGHKSITSSVQSRGYSGTNYQRTRLMSQTEPEGSRSSTKKKNENKKPIWKP
- the LOC130900001 gene encoding mitochondrial import inner membrane translocase subunit Tim13: MDSLSSLTGAQKDELMDNVKQQIAVANAQELLTKMTEKCFKKCISKPGTSLDSSEQKCVAMCMDRYMDSWNLVSKAYSMRIQRERGNM